The stretch of DNA TTTGGTTTTTTTTATTCCACAGTAATATATATCTCAGTTGTAAGTTTAacatttaaaggtctctcatgaatggcagaagcaagggacagtggcattgtcctaacagggcaatgtcctaaagactgactatattacataataGCACataagcctcttctccacccaatctagaaCCAGGGTGGGCTAGGCaagtgctgctgatgactcaacaggtagacttacagactaccacaaggatggtgaggttgcagacaatacaagaaactatcgagcttatgcgggtctcgaacaccagtccagcagatcgctagactACGATATTTCCATAGGCTATCACACACAGAGTCATTTGTATGCTTGATTTAGTATTTACGTCAGTTTCCAGTTTGAAGAATTGTCAttttaaggtttaaaaggtttaaaggccgctcatgaaaggcagtagggatagtgacattgccctatcaggtaggacaatgccccagagactagccatatatacatatgatcagcgcccaagccccctcttctccaaagctaagaccaaggaggacaaggcaatggctgctgatgactcaacagatagatctataggctcccctcaaacacccaatccttagctcacaaggatggtgaggttgcagcgaccaaaagagctaacgagtttgagcgagactcgaagcccagtctggggACGTTACCaagtcggccaccacaaccctttcagtAGTAATAGACACAGGTTATGTTTGGCATCATTGATTTTTCATTTTCTGCAGTAGAATCATCCGTATTTTTCggtaatttcaattatattattatgCATTTTTGCAGATAATGTATATATGGTGCAGGCATATGCTGTATAGTGATTTGAAGTATTATTAGTCGTTTTCAAGTTTGTAGGTTATGTAAAATGTAATTTAACAAAAAATACTCTAGTTAACATTAATGAGAATATTTACAATGTTTTGCAAGTTGCATGAAATCCTCACAATTCACCTATTAATCATGATTTACATCAATAGACAGACCTATGGTTTATATCTCTATGATTTGAGACAGATGATGATAAGTGTGACGAATATAGAAGGTTATCGACAAATTTCCAGAACGAGTTTTAAGAAAgtagtttcaaatgtaaaagaaGTATAAACAAGAACGCAGCTTCTGATGATATCCGATCCTCcagaatttttctttgttttgtttgaGAAATCAGTTGTCAGAGAAATGTCTCCACAAATGCAAAATCAACACAGAAAAGGTCAAAGTAAGAAAcatagacgccgcttaaccgccggcgagcctgtcggaaagaaaacgggtcgtgtgaatcggccttaaggcTCTACTCGAATGAATCGGCCTTACTATTTATGTACACAAAACCCGTTTTCTATAAAACTCAAGAAAGTTTCTGGATGTAGCCTATACCACGCTATAAGCAAAGCTAGAGATATCGATAAATTTCGAGAATTTGTCACCCCTTGTTCTAGAATACAATGGTTACCATGGTTTTATCTTAAtattaacttttaatatttcaaaataaaccttTTTCACATGTTATCAGCACCCTATCCcattttccatcaagctaggaccagggaaggccaggcaatggctgctaatgactcaataggtagacctataacACCCCATtgttagctcacaatgatggtgaggtcgtACACTACAAAAATCCATTTTAATGAGGAAATATGTGAATGAAATTAATTATCATCAaaggtacattttttttattttgtatgttgattcaataaagtaaaatttatattttataatgcaatatgtaaaatTCACTTACCGAATTATTGATATTGGATAATAGAAACATAGTAACTGGAAGAATGTGAAGCAATGAACTTCTAATTAAATGTTCGTTTAACAACCCATTACGCATTCATTTAACGACGCTTAATAACTTAGTCATTTAAGTGAGCATGTTAATATCGTTTAACCACAAATCCCGGGGGATTTCACCATGAATCCTGGGGTATATATCATCTTGGAGGATTTCACcatgaatcctgggggatttattaaCCAATCccgggtatttaaccacaaatcctgtgggaATTTAATCCTGAACCGTTGGGGGTTTCATGTCCGAATCTTTAAGGGATTTAACCAAAAATCATCGGGGTTTTAACTAAGAAATCTAGGATTTAACCACGCTTTGGACATTTGACCACGAATCATTTGGGGATTTAATCACAAATCCTTGGAGATTTAGCCATAAATCCTGGGGATTTAGCCACAAATCCTGGGGATTTAGCCgcaaatcctgggggatttaatcacgaattctgggggagatttaacaacgaatcAAGTACTCAAAAAATATATCAGTTCGCTGTATTAATAAATTAACTAAAGTCCGATTAATCATTTTAATGATCATAGATTTACAatttaaaaatgcaaaataaaattgagAAAGACTTCACCTCCAACCAACATTAGTCGtggataaaaaaaaaggcaaattttgTCGGTCACTGACAGGTAGATAGAGTATCAGTGTCTTCAAAAACTCCACACGGACATAAAACCGAAGCAATTCTCTTccgagtggggacaccttaacgtggtgaaagattttATATCATGACCAGCAAagcctgtactagtcagggacacatactaggttggtttgctgtgaacggacAGGCGGAAATTTCCTACCATCATCTATCAGCGGTGGTCAAGGTGTTGATGAAGAATGGCCAGTCCCCAAGACATGAAtacagacatgtctgaagcctttgtccgtcagtggactagaaagggctgcattatatatatatatatatatatatatatatatatatatatatatatatatatatatatatatgtatacataatgcatCCTTTTCTAGTCTACTGacggacaaagacttcagacatgtgtaacttaggccttttgcgtcaataggctcaaatgatgatgatgatgatgatatatatggatatatacgttcatatacccatatatgtaggtatgtatttacatatatatgtgtgtatacatacatactagcATATGGAAATATACAGTCTGTATTTGGTTAATAaccttacatatatgtatatgtgtatgtatattgtatgcatatattctgtactgtatatatatatatatatatatatatatatatatatatatatatatatatatatatatatatatatatatatataccgtgttacTGCTcgctacatccactggaagtctattccacatTTGGTATTTCGTATataaagaaagaagagaagaaactgattgtggcagagatgagaatgttgagatggatgttgTGGGGTGGCAAGAAGAGATGAGacatggaatgaggtaattaggggtatcacaggagttagagaactatatATAAGATCCAAGAAACTAGACTGAGGTGGtgcggtcatgtcatgagaagagatgagcagtatattgggaggagagtgatggaaatggaggtacagggaacgagaaggagagggagaccaaagcgaaggtgggtggactgtatcaaggatgaccttcgatcaaagggattaaccggtgatgaagtgtggaacagaggtagatggagaacgctggccagaaacatcgaccccacataaaattgggaaaagatgcagacaaagaagaagaagatgtaaagaaaattaccacattgagtgttgtatcttttccattccagtttgtatccgttaaggaaagaaaataggagataaaatataaacaagaaataataaatatatataaaatacattaagatCAATGGGCAGATTACTATAACAGTAATGAAGATGACACCGGAAGTATAGCCTTCTggataatacagtggtaacgtgtttgcctagcatttgcatggcagcagatcgatcccagcccggggcatTGAGTTTAAGCTGCGCACTTTAAACGTTGTAGACACTGTCTGAGAAAGGAACTacaagtgatttgagccttctgaaagcgttgtaaacgatttggTTGGGCTTacacagctgacgttctggtgagtatctattctgatgaaactggaaccagacacttttttttttttaagcttttaaagtTGCCAGCAAATAAAAGTAAAACGAATAAACTTTAGTAGAGTTTTTCCGGTTTCTTCTAGagttgcttcattttttttttgtcacaaatcttataatataattttatacgAATTTAAATGTGTATTTTTAGCAACGGAATGATGCATGTATGAATACTTGCCTCTTTTAAAgtactctgtgtgtatatatatatatatatatatatatatatatatatatatatatatatatattcgttcacgctcagctctctctctatccctctgttatggggaaaggaaatagtcataccctgttgagacgGAGGtggttgtgcatatatatatatatatatatatatatatatatatatatatatatatatatatatatatatatatatataaatattagccaTCATTTTTTATGGGTCCGTACACTAgggtttgtgcatatatacacacacacacacacacacacatatatatatatatatatatatatgtgtgtgtgtgtgtgtgtgtgtgtgtgtgtatagagacaGGACAGTGGCATATATCATGGGTTCCTAACCTGGGATACATTTAGGCCTACCCCAGTGGTACATAATTTTTTTACTTTCCAGTGGGTACGTTTGATCTGAGAGAATATCAAGTAGGCCTACTTCTAAGTATATAAAGTAATCTATGATGAGATTCAATGGTAGATTTATATCGATAAGAATCTGTTTCTCTTTTCCATCATAAATTTATGGGTACAAAGGAATTTATTAAAATACCCAAAGGGATACAGAAGAACACAAAGGTTAGGaacctttagctatggttagcagctcttctaggggaaggacactccaaaatcaaaccattgttctctagtcttgggtagtgccatagcctctgtaccatggtcttccaccgtcttgttagagttctcttgcttgagggtacactcggccacacacTTCTCTTATTTCTCtatcacttgttttgttaaagtttatatagtttatataggagatattcattttaatgttactgttcttaaaatagttctccttttccttatttcctttcctcactggtctctttttcctggtttccttgggctattttccctgttgaagcccctggacttaaagcatcatgtttttccaattagggtagtagcttagcatgaATTACTAATACTAATACCTCTGTCTAGAGAGTACTGGAATGTTTCCTTCACTTATTCGAAACCAGGACAGTGGAAAACCGATCTTGCTTTATACAGGCTAAAATATCAACACAAAGGACTAATTCAGGAAAATCCCACTGCTAAAGCTGAAACAGCTTATGTAGCAACATGGAAGAGATATAACTACTGTGTAATTGAATGCataaaaaagaaatcttaaaaaaataaaaaggtttaggTAACAGTTATCTAAACGTCCACCCAGTGGGACTAGGTGGGCTGTTAGAGAGAGGGGTAGAACGTGAGACATTACCTACGGTTTTGAGACAAAGTTTCTTGAACTTCCCAGTTTCGATAAATCTTAGGTAATCCCCAGTTTGGGATTCCCATATACCGGTAGCGAAAAACggggatatactctctctctctctctctctctctctctctctctctctctctctctctctctctctctctctctctctctctctctccctgcaacATTAAAACGTTTTGGGCTTCTTAAAACGTATTGTTTTCACATTTATAACTTCTATACGAATAATACGATTACCAACGACCGGTTTAGACGTATACCTATGCCATCATGGCTTATAGTACGTCCTgctattattatcagctaagctacaaccctagttggaaaagcaggatgctataagcccagaggcttcaacagggaaatagcccagtgacgaaaggaaacaaggaaaaataatatatttcaagaacagtaacatcaaaatatttcatatataaattataaaaatacttcAACAAAGGACTTTTCAagccatgatttctctctctctctctctctctctctctctctctctctctctctctctctctctctctctctctctctctctctctccctgcaacATTAAAACGTTTTGGGCTTCTTAAAACGTATTGTTTCTCATTTATAAATTCTATACGAATAATACGATAACCAACGACCGGTTTAGACGTATACCTCTGACATCATGGCTTATTACGTCCGCAGTTGAACCGCACAGCTCGTGCGTACGGGAAAACGCCTCCAGCCGATCTGAAACGTATAGAGATAGCTTTTCTGGTGTATATAAACTGCTGATATCTCCTTTCACAAAACATACTTTGTACATCGTCCCACGGAGCTTAAAGTGCCTTATACTCAGTAGCAGAAAAAGACAGGAAGATAAGAAGAAGAACTCAGTTCACAGTAGCAATGAATAACTTTTACAGCGAGGTCGAGGCTCACGGTTTAGTGGTACCACTCCGCTCACCCGAATTATCGTTGCGAGAAGGCGAATTGACGGAcgagttcatagtgaattacaTGCACGAGATGGAGAGCAGTCTGACCGGATATTCCAACTCTCAGCTCACGAAATTTTCTGATGCAATGGCAGGTAAAAAACGAGGAGTTCATTTTGGTTCAAACTCTCTTTATTTTTTATCAGGTTTAGCCacaggttgtgtgtgtgtgtgtgtgtgtgtgtgtgtgagagagagagagagagagagagagagagagagagagagagagagagagattttgtcaagTGATTATGCATTTTACTATATAGCCATCTCTAGTTTCTGGATTACTAACAGACAACCTTCCCCGGTTTAGCcacaagttgtgtgtgtgtgtatgagagagagagagagagagagagagagagagagagagagagagagattttgtcaagTGATTATGCATTTTACTATATAGCCATATCTAGAGCCTTGTAATATTTATCATTCTTTTGCCAGGTTCACATCTTAATTGCGTTTCTTTCCTTGTTTCAGATGTTACCAGCATTGCAAGGGAAGTAACTTCCAGTTGGAATGGCGTTCATGATTACCCAAGTGGATCTCCATTGATGGTCTCTGATTTCCACGTACCCGATGAACCAACCTACTCTCAGTCAAGCCAGTCGCCTTATGGTACAAGTAACTGTACAACCCTTGATGGAAATTATGCAGAGGAACAGATACTGAATATCCCCAACACAGTGCACTCTGGTTCTCAGGTGTCCGACTATCTGCAGCGCTCTTCTAAAGAGAGTCTTTATGAGACAGCTCTGCTAAGATCTCCACTAGACTTCTCTGAAGATTTTGCTCGGGCTCTCCCGCTAAGATCTCCAGCAGAGCGCTTTGAAGGTTCTCCTCAGGCAGCCCTGCTAAGATCCCTAGTAGATCACTTTGAAGATTCTGCTCAGTCAGACTTGCTAAGGCCTCCAGTATACTTCTTTGAAGATTCTGCTCAGGCATCACCTCTAGCTGTAAGCAGTTATCCATCTTCTAGTCACTCTCAGACCTTACCAGCTGATGTTTTGACTGAAGATATAGCTACAATCAAGAGAGGTGCACAAGAGTGTCAAGAACCACAAAAGAAAAGACGCGGTCGCAAGCCAAAATCAGAGGAGGAAAAAGCTGCGGCCCTTGAAAAACGCAGGGGAAATAAAAGTAGAGCCAAAGTGTATGAAATTCAAAAGCCATTTGAGGataaagaaatggaaagaaaaagattGAATGCTGTCAACTCTAAGAAACACCGAGACCAGCAGAAGCAGCTGCAAAGGGAGATGGAAAAACAGTTAGCCGACACATCCATCGAGCGAGATATCATGATGCGAGAAAATGAGGAACTGAAAAAAGATTTAGATAATGCATTAGGACAGCTTGGTGACACTATTTCAGAGCGAGATATCCTGAAGCAAGAAAATGAGGATCTGCATAGAAAGCTGAATGCTGCGCTAACCCAGCTTGTGACAATTCAGAGACATTACGGTGTTCGAGACGCTCCTGTTTAAAGCATCACCAAAGATTACTGGCTCAAAAGAAATGAATCTTCAGTATTCCTTGGCTGGGTATACAGTCTGACTTGGGTGATTGCCCCAGCTGACATTTTCATCACCCGGACCTCGGAGGCAGGGAGAGTCGTCTACAGATACCCTTAAACTCCTAAAAAGAAGTCTGTCATGGACCAAAAGATGATTTTTACAATTACAATTATGATAGCAAGAGGTCTATTCCCTTTTGCCATCTCACACTCATTACAGTTTGTTCTTAAATAGCAAGAGGTCTATTTCCTCTTGCTATTGACACATACTCCAGACATTATTGACCACATATTACTCAGTACATTTTTATCACATGCCACATACTACTCAGTACATAAACCTGGTCTTTTCTCATCTGGCTAAATAATGACAACACTACCTTAATTTACACTACCAGTTAACATATGAAGGGAACTGGTAAATCCCTTGTGTTATCTACTTCATCTAATCGGTACACCATTTTGTCATTTCAGGGATTTACATGGAAAATTAATATTTGGTCATTAATCAACCAGTTCTTGCGAGACTCAGAGTAACTATGATTACTTAATGGGGAATTTAATAAACTATTTTTTGCATTTCAAACAGAGATTATAAGTTCAATTCTTAACAAAATCATTCAGGTAGTACATTTCTCAGAAATAGTTTATCACTGATTCTGGTACGTATAAGAATTGTTTCACTCCATTAATGTATTTACCTTTTATCTTTTTTCAGATGCTCATGATACCACTGGATGTAAAGGCAAGAtttgtaagtaataataagtaaagGGCAAGAGTATTCAAGTGCTGAGCTTATTGGTAACTAAATCCAACGCCTTCGTCTTGACGGTAACGTTTCTAATAATTTCTTCGGAGAGTTGACGGCTCTGAGCTTCAAAACCCAAAACCTTTCAAGGAAAATTGGGATCAAGCTTTATTCGCTTTGTTTTGTGACTATCAACTTATTAATATCATTGCTCTAAAAGCTTCTTTACATATATCAAAACTTTGTGATAAGTTTATAGACTTAGCAAAATTTGCATTTCATAGTTGTACAGTTACAACTGATCTTGATAACTGAAAGAAGTCATTTACCTGTAGGGAAAATTAACCTTAAAATGCTAACTGTATAACTCTGTAGAAATTTGGATCCTGGTATCATTACTTAAATCAACTAATTAAACTATTCGTCTACTAATAAGCTAAGATTCTTCTGGTTTACTTGTGGTATACTTCTGGTGATTTTACTCACCTTTTTGAAACCTTTggctatttttttatatcaatactcAATGCtagttttttatactttatcattAAAGTTTTTTAGATTTCTGTTCATCATTGAACTTCAAGGTAGTTGTCCCATACAATCTTTGACCTGAATCAGCAAATAGTTGTCCCATACAATCTTTGACCTGAATCAGCAAATAGTTGTCCCATACAATCTTTGACTTGAATCAGCAAATAGTTGTCCCATACAATCTTTGACCTGAATCAGCAAATAGTTGTCCCATACAATCTTTGACTTGAATCAGCAAATAGTTGTCCCATGCAATCTTTGATATTAATCACCAAATAGTTGTCCCATCAGCAACCTGGCTTAAGTTATAAGTAAGAAACTTTCCAATTAGTTCTGCCAAGAAAGTAGGAGTGAGAAGTGTCTAAGTATTTCATAATTTTAGTGTTTGAAGATTTAAAAGCAGACATCATAGAGCTGATACATGGATGCAAAAATGTGGAAGGCAGAATTTTATAAAAACGCTAAGATTAATATTATCTTACCTGCCTAGCTTGGCGGGTATGAGGGCTTACCTAATGCTGGCTTATTACTTTCTTGTAAATTgaaattttatatgataattaaAAGAGTATTCCCCAACTGGTAGTTAATGTCATATCAACTAACACGTGACTGGGATTacttttattctatcttatttcaatcTAACTACTGAAAGCATTGGATGTACTCTAACTAAACTCACTCGCTTGCTAAGCTTGAGCAATATCAATCATCAAACATTCATTTGTTAACATTACGTAGATAAAACATAGTTATAATTCCCATCTCATACTACTGTTTACTAACTAAATTCTAAATATTTTAGGAACCAAAGAGcagaaaactatgaatgaaatAGTCGTAGTAAAGTCTCTTAAAAGGCACTAATCCAGCTCGCTTTTACCAACCCTGAATGT from Palaemon carinicauda isolate YSFRI2023 chromosome 5, ASM3689809v2, whole genome shotgun sequence encodes:
- the LOC137641505 gene encoding uncharacterized protein translates to MNNFYSEVEAHGLVVPLRSPELSLREGELTDEFIVNYMHEMESSLTGYSNSQLTKFSDAMADVTSIAREVTSSWNGVHDYPSGSPLMVSDFHVPDEPTYSQSSQSPYGTSNCTTLDGNYAEEQILNIPNTVHSGSQVSDYLQRSSKESLYETALLRSPLDFSEDFARALPLRSPAERFEGSPQAALLRSLVDHFEDSAQSDLLRPPVYFFEDSAQASPLAVSSYPSSSHSQTLPADVLTEDIATIKRGAQECQEPQKKRRGRKPKSEEEKAAALEKRRGNKSRAKVYEIQKPFEDKEMERKRLNAVNSKKHRDQQKQLQREMEKQLADTSIERDIMMRENEELKKDLDNALGQLGDTISERDILKQENEDLHRKLNAALTQLVTIQRHYGVRDAPV